The genomic DNA GGCGTGCATCCCTCGCTGCTGCCGGCCTATCGAGGCGCGGCTCCGGTCGCGCGGGCGATCTTGCAGGGCGAGACGACCACCGGGGTGACGATCTTCCGATTGACTGAGCGCTTAGATGCCGGCGCCATCATCCGCCAGCGCTCGGTGCCGATTGAGCGGGAGGAGCCCGCGGATCGGCTCACGGAGCGGCTGGCACACGTGGGTGCTGCGGAATTGGTGCAGGCGATTGGCGAGCTGGCGAAAGGGCAGGCGAGCGAAACGCCGCAGAGCGACGCCGAAGCGACCTTTGCCCCGAAGCTGACCAAGGCCGACGGCTGGATTGATTGGGCGCAGCCGGCCCACCTGATTGTCCGGCGGATTCGCGCGGTCAATCCCTGGCCCGGCGCGATGACCCAATGGAGGGGCGGCGCGCTGAAAGTGACGGCGGCCGCGGCGCGAGCATCCTCGGCGAGCCAGGCGGCTGCCGGCACCATTGTCGAAGCGGTGCCGTACCGGATGGTGGTGGCCACCGGCGAGGGGATCGTGGACATCACCGAAGTGCAACCGGCGAATCGGCGGCGCATGAGCGTCCGCGAGTTCCTGGCCGGTCATGCGATTCGAGTCGGAGACACACTCG from Candidatus Omnitrophota bacterium includes the following:
- a CDS encoding methionyl-tRNA formyltransferase — its product is MRVIFFGTAEFAVPSLTAVAAAGHEIALCVTQPDRPKGRGLRTESSPVKRAAVHLGLPVAQPERPTAALLQPFHPELGIVIAYGRLIPREVLAAATQGMLGVHPSLLPAYRGAAPVARAILQGETTTGVTIFRLTERLDAGAIIRQRSVPIEREEPADRLTERLAHVGAAELVQAIGELAKGQASETPQSDAEATFAPKLTKADGWIDWAQPAHLIVRRIRAVNPWPGAMTQWRGGALKVTAAAARASSASQAAAGTIVEAVPYRMVVATGEGIVDITEVQPANRRRMSVREFLAGHAIRVGDTLG